The following are encoded together in the Acidobacteriota bacterium genome:
- a CDS encoding polysaccharide deacetylase family protein, with protein sequence MNLSTPPARRIPKPLARRGTRTLFPWLFCTFFAAAALAEGAPPAPRGAEGKGRVMVVTVDDLVGVQVPGGSPADFRAMTETLLGKLKAADVPATGFVNMAKTRRDGRTVPELAAILDLWLDAGMELGNHTFSHPSLHAVSPEVFEKDVVLGEEGLREAIEARGGRLRYFRHPCLHTGRSLEVRQRVNDFLAARGYTVAPVTVDNGEWIYASAYRCCFDLGDLEGARRIREDYLGYMLRKVAYFEDQSRKLFDREVPQVLLVHANALNAHCIDRLLAGLRERGYDFVPLADALADPAYASADTFTGRGGISWLHRWALSRGCKRDFFGDEPEVPRWVCEIAGVEGE encoded by the coding sequence ATGAATTTGTCCACCCCTCCAGCCCGCCGAATCCCGAAACCCCTTGCCCGACGGGGGACACGCACGCTTTTCCCCTGGCTGTTCTGCACGTTCTTCGCGGCGGCCGCCCTGGCGGAGGGTGCTCCGCCGGCCCCGCGGGGCGCCGAAGGGAAAGGGCGCGTCATGGTCGTCACCGTGGACGACCTGGTGGGGGTACAGGTCCCCGGGGGCTCCCCGGCGGACTTCCGGGCCATGACCGAGACCCTGCTGGGAAAGCTGAAAGCGGCCGACGTCCCCGCGACGGGCTTCGTCAACATGGCCAAGACCCGGCGCGACGGTCGGACCGTCCCTGAACTCGCCGCGATCCTGGACCTGTGGCTCGACGCGGGGATGGAGCTGGGCAACCACACCTTCTCCCACCCGAGCCTGCACGCCGTCTCGCCGGAGGTTTTCGAAAAGGACGTCGTGCTCGGAGAGGAAGGGTTGAGGGAAGCGATCGAAGCCCGGGGCGGTCGTCTGCGCTACTTCCGTCACCCCTGCCTCCACACCGGCCGGTCGCTGGAGGTCCGGCAGCGGGTGAACGATTTCCTGGCGGCGCGGGGTTACACCGTCGCCCCGGTCACCGTGGACAACGGCGAGTGGATCTACGCCAGCGCCTACCGCTGCTGCTTCGACCTGGGCGACCTCGAGGGCGCCCGGCGTATCCGCGAGGACTACCTCGGCTACATGCTCCGCAAGGTGGCCTACTTCGAGGACCAGTCCCGCAAGCTCTTCGACCGGGAGGTCCCCCAGGTGCTCCTGGTGCACGCCAACGCCCTCAACGCCCACTGCATCGACCGCCTCCTGGCCGGGCTCCGGGAGCGGGGGTACGATTTCGTCCCCCTGGCGGACGCCCTTGCCGACCCGGCCTACGCGTCCGCGGACACCTTCACCGGCCGGGGCGGGATCTCCTGGCTGCACCGATGGGCGCTGAGCCGGGGCTGCAAGAGGGACTTCTTCGGCGACGAACCGGAAGTCCCCCGCTGGGTCTGCGAGATCGCCGGCGTCGAGGGCGAATAG